The Apium graveolens cultivar Ventura chromosome 6, ASM990537v1, whole genome shotgun sequence genome contains a region encoding:
- the LOC141666154 gene encoding uncharacterized protein LOC141666154, whose protein sequence is MDRRTWMYKLSGATHEYISCVKHFIEYAEKHAKGDMIMCPCYDCYNLKKFPTVDTVRDHLFRRGFMDDYTRWIWHGEGINSRTTETYTRNDESFGDGKPENKEDDVENDRVEEMIEDLENFLKHHPKILESLVDYSKKLLYPRCNDQFTRLSTTLKLCKLKVKNGWSDKSFTEMLKLLADIVPQNNELPISTYEAKKILCPMGMNVKKIHACPNDYVLFRHEYEHLQTCPKCGASRYKREGNYSSSVDKKRPPAKVLRYLPVVERFKRLFVNVTDAKLMRWHKEGRKSDGMLSHPGDSPQWRTIDGKFPEFGREVRNLRLGLYADDMNLYRTLSSQHSTWLVLLTIYNLPPWLCMKRKYIMLTLLIPGPKEPRNNIDIYLQPIIEI, encoded by the coding sequence ATGGATCGTCGTACATGGATGTACAAATTATCAGGGGCGACCCATGAGTATATTAGTTGCGTCAAGCACTTCATTGAATATGCGGAGAAACATGCAAAAGGGGACATGATCATGTGTCCTTGTTACGATTGTTATAATTTAAAAAAGTTTCCTACTGTTGACACAGTGCGTGACCATTTATTCCGACGGGGTTTCATGGATGATTATACTAGGTGGATTTGGCATGGAGAGGGAATAAACTCTAGAACAACGGAGACATATACAAGGAATGATGAAAGTTTTGGAGATGGTAAGCCTGAAAATAAAGAAGATGACGTGGAAAATGATAGGGTTGAGGAGATGATCGAAGATCTTGAAAATTTTCTAAAGCACCATCCAAAAATTCTTGAGAGCTTGGTTGATTATTCCAAAAAACTCCTGTATCCACGGTGCAATGATCAGTTTACTAGGTTATCAACAACCTTGAAATTGTGCAAGCTTAAAGTGAAGAATGGGTGGAGTGACAAGAGTTTCACAGAAATGCTAAAACTTCTCGCTGACATAGTCCCTCAGAATAACGAGCTTCCCATTTCCACCTATGAGGCGAAGAAGATATTGTGTCCCATGGGTATGAATGTAAAGAAGATTCATGCTTGTCCAAATGATTATGTGTTATTTCGCCATGAGTATGAACATctacaaacttgtccaaagtGCGGAGCATCTAGATACAAGCGGGAGGGAAATTATTCTTCGAGTGTTGATAAAAAAAGGCCTCCTGCGAAGGTGCTGCGATATTTACCCGTAGTGGAGCGATTCAAACGCCTTTTTGTAAATGTCACTGACGCAAAGCTTATGAGGTGGCATAAGGAAGGAAGAAAATCAGATGGGATGCTCAGTCACCCTGGTGACTCTCCACAATGGAGAACCATTGATGGAAAGTTCCCGGAATTTGGCAGAGAAGTTAGAAATTTACGACTTGGACTTTACGCGGATGACATGAATCTGTATCGCACTTTAAGCTCTCAACATAGCACTTGGCTGGTTCTTCTGACAATTTATAACTTGCCTCCTTGGTTATGCATGAAGCGCAAGTACATCATGTTGACATTGCTAATCCCTGGTCCTAAAGAACCCAGAAATAATATCGATATTTATCTTCAGCCAATTATTGAAATATAA